The segment TGGAAAAGACTTATATTGAATCTCGGTCTCAAGGTAGTGAGGAATTTCTCTAGCGCACCTGGTCTTTCAGGGAAGTTGAACATATAAAGTCGTTCGTTTGGTACCGCTGAACGGCCACCCACTAGGTAGCGAATGTGGGATTTGGCAAGTTCGTCGCCGGAGAGATCAGTAGGTGACATGCCACTGGATGAGATGCGACCAAGGAGAGATTGAAGCTCTTCGTCTCTTTGTGATGCAGGGGAGGTGAGAGAAATACCAATGAGTACATTTGCTACTTCATCCGTGGCATATCGGTAAGAGAATTCGGTGACGGCATGTGGCATGACGGCTTTGATAAGTTCAGAGAAGGCGCCAGGAATTTCGGGTATGCTGACACTAAGAAGTGCTTCTTTGCGTTCTCCAAGAGCTGCACGCTCGGCAACAAATCTAAGACGATCAAAGTTCATGTTTGCTCCAGAAGCGATAGCTACAAGATTTCGAGAGGTATCGGGAGATGGGTTGGCCGCAACATATTTCTTAAGCCCCGCTAATGCGAGAGCTCCAGCTGGTTCCACGATGGATCTTGTGTCTTCGAAAACATCCTTAATAGCTGCGCATGTCTCGTCCGTAGTGACTTGAATAACATCATCAATGACCTCTTGGCATATTCTGAATGTTTCCTCTCCCACATTCTTTACCGCCGCGCCATCGGCGAATAAGCCCACTTCCTTCAACGCCACTCTCTTTCCAGCTGCCAAAGATTGTACCATAGCATTCGCATCATAAGTCTCCACTCCAATGATTTTCACATGCGGAGCAATACGCTTGACATAAACGCCAATCCCCGCAAtcaaaccaccaccacccacacAACAGAAAATAGCCTCCAGCTTATGAATATTCGTTTGTCTGAGAAGTTCCATACCAATAGTACCTTGACCCGCAATAACATATGGATCATCAAACGGTGGAATATTCGTCAATCCATGTAGTTTCTCCAATCTTCCACACTCCTCCTTCGCCGCATCAAAGTCCGGCCCATGCAATACTACTGACCCTCCCAATCGCGTTACATTGAGATGTTTGATACTGGGTGTTCCTTCAGGCATAACAATCGTAGCAGGCATCTTGAGTTTTCGCGCCGAATACGCAACGCCTTGTGCGTGATTTCCCGCCGAGCATGCGACTACACCTTTCCAACTAACTTTGGGATCCAGATGTGCCATTTTGTTATATGCACCTCTCAATTTGAAACTGAAAACCGGTTGCAGGTCTTCGCGTTTTAGTAGAACATTGCATTCTAATCGATTGCTGAGGTTGACGGCTGGAGTGAGGGGGGTCTCATTGACGACTTCATAAACTCGAGAAGTGAGGATCAATCGTAGATACTGATCAATTGATTAGCCGCAGCTCTTAGAATACAATTGAGCATACTTACATCAGGATATCCAGTTGGCAGCATAAATTCCTGCGGAATAATGCTGCTAACTTTTGATTCTGTTCTTCCTGATGGCGGTGATGGATTTGCTGAATATTCCgtcaaagaaaaggaagcaAGACTAGGAGTTCGGAGGTGATTTGGAGGATTCTCTCCATTTGTTGCTGATCCGTTCTCCATATCtgaatgtatgtattgattttcaattgagTATATTTCTTTGGTGTTGTTGAGAATCGAGTCATAAAGTTTAATATGGTTTTATTTGCTCCATTCCCACCTTTCGATATCGGAGCTGAATCTCTCCAATTATTTTTTGCAgggattcttcaaattccGATGATATCACGACCTAAGGTTGCATTCTGATTCGATGCATTTGGAGGGGcaaagcttttgataaaGCTTTGGAACATCAATAACTTCACATATTCACCATCTATCAGGTATTCTAGTATCGCAAAGACGTGTTAATCAAGAAATATGTCGAACAGTACTCCATTGCCGTCGTCTTTCGATGGCGATACGTATGTGCCAAttttatcaaaagcttttgcTCACTCATTCATAGCTAATGGCCTGATAGTGATTTCTATGAAGAAAATCGCTGGCAGAAATTAACCCGCCGTCTCAAAGAAGAGCCTCTCATTCCTCTGGGTACATcacctctcttctccttcttatTTTCTCTCGATGCTCTTGTACTAACCAATTCCCCTCCCAGGTTGTATCCTCACCTCCCTCGCCCTCGTCGGCGCATCCCGCTCCATCCGAGCCGGCGACCACAACCGCACTCAACGCATGTTCCGCGCACGTATCTACGCGCAAGGTTTCACCCTCTTAGCTATGGTTGCCGGATCCATGTACTGGGACTCCGATCGTAAGAAGCGCAAGGAATTCGAGGGAGTATTGGCGGAAACAAAAGCtaaagagaagaatgaggCGTGGATTAGAGAATTGGAGGCcagagatgaggaggagaagga is part of the Botrytis cinerea B05.10 chromosome 1, complete sequence genome and harbors:
- the Bcilv1 gene encoding Bcilv1; translation: MENGSATNGENPPNHLRTPSLASFSLTEYSANPSPPSGRTESKVSSIIPQEFMLPTGYPDYLRLILTSRVYEVVNETPLTPAVNLSNRLECNVLLKREDLQPVFSFKLRGAYNKMAHLDPKVSWKGVVACSAGNHAQGVAYSARKLKMPATIVMPEGTPSIKHLNVTRLGGSVVLHGPDFDAAKEECGRLEKLHGLTNIPPFDDPYVIAGQGTIGMELLRQTNIHKLEAIFCCVGGGGLIAGIGVYVKRIAPHVKIIGVETYDANAMVQSLAAGKRVALKEVGLFADGAAVKNVGEETFRICQEVIDDVIQVTTDETCAAIKDVFEDTRSIVEPAGALALAGLKKYVAANPSPDTSRNLVAIASGANMNFDRLRFVAERAALGERKEALLSVSIPEIPGAFSELIKAVMPHAVTEFSYRYATDEVANVLIGISLTSPASQRDEELQSLLGRISSSGMSPTDLSGDELAKSHIRYLVGGRSAVPNERLYMFNFPERPGALEKFLTTLRPRFNISLFQYRNAGSDIGKILTGILCPDDEVKDLERFLREIGYPWTDCTDSQVFKTFLRS
- the Bcrcf1 gene encoding Bcrcf1; the protein is MSNSTPLPSSFDGDTDFYEENRWQKLTRRLKEEPLIPLGCILTSLALVGASRSIRAGDHNRTQRMFRARIYAQGFTLLAMVAGSMYWDSDRKKRKEFEGVLAETKAKEKNEAWIRELEARDEEEKEMRRARDERRRRAEGRPAPKAVVTDAPAEEGEKPKGGVMEQMSGLVWGKK